AACTGCCACAGCGAATGCACCACGCACCAGAAATCATGCTCGATGATCAGCGGCAGCTCGTCGGCTTCGAAGAACCCCTCCAGCAACAGCACCGGCGCGCGAATCCCGGCGGTACGCAGCTCCAGCGCTTCTTCGATGCACGCCACGGCAAACCCATCCGCCTCAGCTTCCAGCGCCTGTGCGACACGCACGGCACCATGGCCGTAGGCATCGGCCTTGACCACGGCGAGGGCCTTGGCCCCCGTGACTTCACGGGCCAGTTGATAGTTATGGCGCAGGGCTTGGAGGTCGATCAGGGCACGGGCAGGACGCATGGCGGCAGGCTTCTAGGCGGCAGAGTGAAGAAAAAACCGGCACCGACAGACAGCATCGGCACCGGGAGAGGGATCTTGGTTTAAGGCAGCGCGGCCACAACGGACAGCTCTACCAGAATTTCCGGTTCGCACAGCTTGGCTTCGACCGTGGCACGGGCCGGGGCGACGCCTTTAGGCAGCCACTTGTCCCATACCGCGTTCATGCCGGCGAAATCGGCGTCGATGTCTTTCAAGTAGATCGTCACCGACAGCAACTTGGTTTTGTCGGTGCCGGCCAAGTCCAGCAAACGCTCGATATTGGCCAGGGTTTCACGGGTCTGCTGTTCGATTCCGGCACTCATGTCGTCGCCGACTTGCCCGGCCAGATAGACGGTGCCGCTGTGAACAACGATCTGGCTCATGCGCTCATTGGTGAGCTGGCGCTGGATTGACATGTCGTGCGGACTCCTGGTGGTTACCGTAACGGGAAATATCGAGGCCTGCGGCGCTGATCTGCGGCGTTTTCTTCGCCATCAGGTCGGCCAGCAAGCGGCCGGAACCACAGGCCATGGTCCAGCCGAGTGTGCCGTGGCCGGTATTCAGGAACAGGTTCTTGAATGGGGTGGCACCGACAATCGGCGTGCCGTCGGGTGTGGTCGGGCGTAAACCGGTCCAGAAACTGGCTTCGGTCAAATCGCCGCCCTGAGGATAAAGGTCGTTGACGATCATCTCCAGGGTTTCGCGTCGGCGCGGGTTCAGCGACAGGTCAAAACCGGCTATCTCAGCCATGCCGCCAACGCGGATGCGGTTGTCGAAACGGGTGATCGCGACCTTGTAGGTCTCGTCCAGAATGGTCGAGGTGGGCGCCATCGCGGGGTTTGTGATCGGCACGGTCAACGAGTAACCCTTGAGCGGGTACACCGGCGCCTTGATCCCCAGCGGCTTGAGCAGCTTCGGCGAATAGCTGCCGAGGGCCAGCACGTAGCGGTCGGCGGTTTCCAGCTTGCCGTCGATCCACACGCCGTTGATGCGGTCGCCCGCGTAATCGAGGCGCTGGATGTCTTGTTCGAAGCGGAACTCCACGCCCAGCTGTTTGCACATCTCGACCAGGCGCGTGGTGAACATCTGGCAATCGCCGGTCTGGTCATTCGGCAGACGCAGTGCACCGGCGAGGATATCGGTGACGCTGGCCAGGGCCGGCTCCACGCGGGCAATGCCGTCGCGGTCGAGCAATTCGAAGGGCACGCCGGACTCTTTCAGCACGGCGATATCCTTGGCAGCGCCATCCAACTGAGCCTGAGTGCGGAACAGTTGGGTAGTACCGAGGCTACGGCCTTCGTAGGCAATGCCGGTTTCAGCGCGCAGTTCGTCGAGGCAGTCGCGGCTGTACTCGGACAGGCGCACCATGCGC
The sequence above is a segment of the Pseudomonas sp. R76 genome. Coding sequences within it:
- a CDS encoding RidA family protein gives rise to the protein MSIQRQLTNERMSQIVVHSGTVYLAGQVGDDMSAGIEQQTRETLANIERLLDLAGTDKTKLLSVTIYLKDIDADFAGMNAVWDKWLPKGVAPARATVEAKLCEPEILVELSVVAALP
- the dadA gene encoding D-amino acid dehydrogenase, giving the protein MRVLVLGSGVIGVTSAYYLARAGFEVVVVDRQPAAAMETSFANAGQVSPGYASPWAAPGVPLKAIKWLLQRHAPLAIKATADIDQYLWMAQMLRNCTASRYAVNKERMVRLSEYSRDCLDELRAETGIAYEGRSLGTTQLFRTQAQLDGAAKDIAVLKESGVPFELLDRDGIARVEPALASVTDILAGALRLPNDQTGDCQMFTTRLVEMCKQLGVEFRFEQDIQRLDYAGDRINGVWIDGKLETADRYVLALGSYSPKLLKPLGIKAPVYPLKGYSLTVPITNPAMAPTSTILDETYKVAITRFDNRIRVGGMAEIAGFDLSLNPRRRETLEMIVNDLYPQGGDLTEASFWTGLRPTTPDGTPIVGATPFKNLFLNTGHGTLGWTMACGSGRLLADLMAKKTPQISAAGLDISRYGNHQESARHVNPAPAHQ